The Euphorbia lathyris chromosome 8, ddEupLath1.1, whole genome shotgun sequence genome has a window encoding:
- the LOC136202877 gene encoding large ribosomal subunit protein P3: MGVYTFVCRSSGGEWAGKQIADGELQASAPSTFDLQRKLVQTVLSSDSSGGVQSSFSLVTPSSGVFQVVIGGGGGGGFIASSGGAAAAPAAAAAAAPAAEEKKDEPAEESDDDLGLSLFD; encoded by the exons ATGGGAGTCTACACATTTGTGTGCCGTAGCTCGGGTGGCGAATGGGCCGGTAAACAGATCGCCGACGGTGAACTTCAGGCATCTGCTCCTTCCACATTCGACCTGCAGAGGAAGCTTGTTCAGACCGTTCTCTCCTCCGACTCTTCTGGCGGCGTCCAGTCATCTTTCTCCTTAGTTACTCCGTCCTCCGGTGTTTTCCAG GTTGTAATTGGTGGTGGCGGCGGCGGAGGTTTTATTGCTAGCAGCGGCGGTGCAGCAGCAGCTCCAGCAGCGGCTGCAGCAGCTGCACCAGCAGCAGAGGAAAAGAAGGATGAGCCAGCAGAGGAAAGTGATGATGATTTGGGATTATCCCTCTTCGATTAG